The uncultured Bacteroides sp. genomic sequence TCAGAGGAATCTCCAAGTGTCATAATTATTGCGGTAGAAATAGATATCAGCAATATTACTGCTGCCGCTGCCGCATAATACATTATATAGGAACGTTTTTGGGGCACAACAGGTACGGGCGAGAGCTCTTTTTGCAGTTTCTCCCAGCCACCAGCTACGGGCGGTTCAGAATAATCTTCCAAACTGTTCCGAAGTGCGCCAATCCATTTTTCTTCTTCTTCCTGTTTCATAGATTATGTTCCCTTAAATATTCATTAATTCTTTTTGCTAAAAGCTTTTTTGCTCTGAAAAGTTGTGATGATGAACTCCGCTCGTTAATTCCAAGTTTCTCAGCTATCTCTTTGTGTGGCAGCTGTTCCATGACGGATAAATTGAATACCGTGCGATATCCTACAGGCAGCTCGGCAATATACTTCATCAGCACTTGGTGTGGAATCAGTGAAATATCCTCTTCATGAGGTTCTTCCACGATTTCCGGAATCTGATCAAGAGTCAGTGCTTGCCTGCTTGCCTCACTCCTGCGCAGATAGTCCAGTGAAACGTTTACCATTAATTTGCTTAGCCATGCTCTCAATGAGCCTTCTCCGCGATACGAGAACTTATTGAATGAGCTGTATGCTCTGATGAACCCATCGTGCAGAAGGTCTTGAGCCGTATCCCGATCGCCGGCATACCGAAAGCATATACCAAACATCTGTCTGGCATATTGCTCATAGAATTCCTTGCGCGCTTCATTATCTTCAGCTTGGCAACGTTCTGTAAGTTCAATCTCATTCATTAACTTCACGTGTATCACCTTATAAATGTACAAAGATATAAAATACTGCTTGGAAGAGGCAGTTATTTTTCTCTTTATAAATATTTCCTGTTACCATGCCTTGCCAATGCCTTGTATCTGTAAGGAATAGCCTGATTTGTGGAAGTCCGCCCTTTTCTTTCTTTTGCTATATTTATTTGAATTTATCGGGCAGAGTTTTTTCAATCTCCGGAAGAGTTTTAAAAAAGACCCGAATAGTTTTTAAATCGACCTGCGCAACTCGTGATAGCCGACCTGCGCAGGTCATTGTTGTGAGTTGCGCAGGTCACCAAATCGAGTTGCGCAGGTCGTGAAAAAGATTACACGGGAAAATAGAAAAAGTTGGAGTTAATTACAATAATGTTTAACTTGCATCCAAATTTTATAAACCAATAAATAGCTGAAAAATGAAAAAAGTAATATCTAGCGAAAAGGCTCCTGGAGCTATCGGACCTTATAGTCAGGCTATCGAAGCTGGTGGCATGGTGTTTGTATCCGGTCAGTTGCCTGTAGATGCTGCTACGGGTGAATTTGCTCCGGGTGGAGTGACCGAACAAACTAAGCAATCATTTGAGAATATCAAACATATTTTGGCAGAAGCCGGACTGACTACTGCAAGCATTGTAAAGACTACTGTTTTTCTTGCCGATATGTCTCTCTTTGCAGATATGAATGCAGTGTATGCCACTTATTTTGAAGGTTCGTTCCCTGCTCGTTCTGCAGTGGCAGTAAAGGCTTTACCAAAAAACGCTTTGGTGGAGATTGAATGTATTGCTGTGAAATAAATATTTTGCAGGTAAGCATTTCTGTATGCATTTGCAATGTATGAATGTGGAATAACTTAAAAGGATTGAGAAATAGTTTACTTAAAACTATCGCTCAATCCTTTTGATATTTTTTTATCGGCCTTTTCCCTGTAGATTTAACCTCTAATTTCGCCTGTATATCATATCGTTATGTGTATTCTACCTAGACAGTTTCGGGAAAGTTACTTTTTGCCTTTCAGGTAAATAAGCAAATCGGCCACAATAAAACTACTTCCTCCCACAAAAATGAAATCTTTATCGGTAGCATTCTTTTTTGCTGCTTCAAAAGCTTTAGGTACATCGGTGTAGGTATTACCTGTCAGTCCGGCTTTACTTGCCAGAAACTGCAGATCTGCCTCGTATAATGCCCTTTTTACACTTGCTTTGGTAAAGTAATATGTAGCGTCTTTAGGTAATAATGCCAGTACGCCATTGATATCCTTATCGTTTACCATTCCCAAAACAATATGTAGTTTTTTGTATTTCTGCTTGCTAAGTTGGTCGGCAATGTAAGTAATTCCTCCGGTGTTGTGGCCTGTATCACATATTATAGTAGGGGCACTTCCCAGTTTCTGCCAGCGTCCCATCAATCCCGTTAGTTCGCATACCCTGCTGAAACCCTTTTCAACAGCAATTTGAGAGATGTTATATCCTATTCTCTTAAGAATTCTCAGAGCCAAAAGAACAGTATTTGTATTTTTAAGTTGGCAGAATCCACCTAAATCACCCTTTAGTTTGGGATAATCGGCCGTGAAGTAGTACCAGTTACCTCTGTTATTCATTTCCCATCGCCAAAGAAGTTGTTCCTCTTCCGCAAAGAAAATAGGAGCTTTTACCTCGTTTGCTTTTAAAGTAAACACAGGCTTAGTCTCTTTGGTTGTTTCGCCAATCACCACAGGTACCCCGTTTTTCATAATGCCGGCTTTTTCTGCTGCAATAAGAGCTAGTTCCTTTCCCAGGAACTGAGTATGGTCAAAACTTATATTGGTAATAATGCAAAGATCCGGACGGATAACATTTGTGCAATCTAGTCTTCCTCCCAGTCCCACTTCAATAACAGCCACATCCACCTTCTGATCTGCAAAATATTTAAAAGCCATTGCAGTGGTCAGCTCAAAGAAAGAAGGATAAAGAGGTTCAAAGAAAGAACGTTCCTCCTCTACGAATTTAATTACGTACTCTTCGGATATCTGTTCACCGTTTATGCGAATCCTTTCTCTGAAGTCAATCAGGTGAGGAGAAGTGTAAAGTCCCACCTTGTATCCCGCCGATTGTAAAATGGCAGCCAGTGTGTGAGAACAAGATCCTTTCCCATTTGTTCCTGCTATATGAATGGTTTTAAATTTTTGGTGCGGATGGTTAAAATGCTCATCCAATTCATAAGTATTACTAAGCCCTTCTTTATAAGCCGATTTACCAACCTGCTGAAACATTGGGGCACTTTCATATAAGAAGTTTAAAGTTTCTTTATAATTCATTTATTTGTAAAATTTAGCCTCGAAGTAATATATCGTAAGTTTTTAATTCCTATATTAGATGCAAATATCAACATTTTAAATCTAAAAATTATGGGAACAAAGAAAAATTTTGTTTTAGACACAAATGTTATACTCCATGACTATAACTGTCTCAAGAGTTTTGAGGAAAATGATATCTATCTTCCAATCGTTGTTCTTGAAGAACTGGATAAGTTCAAGAAGGGAAATGGAGAAATAAATTATAACGCTCGGGAGTTTGTTCGTGAACTGGATGCTATAACCGATGATGATCTGTTTACCAAAGGAGCAACGCTGGGTGAGGGATTGGGAAGGCTCTTTATTATCACCGGAGGAATTGAGTCGGAAACAGTAAAAAAGTGTTTTCCTGAGCGACAGGCCGATCATGAAATACTCTCGGCAGCAGATATGCTGGCAAAGAAATATCCGAAGATCAAGACAATTCTGGTTACCAAAGACGTGAACCTGCGCATGAAAGCACGTTCCATTGGAGTGCTTTCTGAAGATTATATCAATGATAAGGTAACCAACATCGACATTTTCGAGAAATCTAACGAGGTATATGACGGAGTGGCTCCAGAACTGATTGATAAGATTTATTCTTCACACGATGGGGTTGATATTAGTGAAATAGATTTTAGGAATGTATTGGAACCGAATGAATGCTTTATAATGAAAAGCGACCGCAATAGCGTGTTGGCCAGATATAATCCCTTTACTCACACAGTACATAGGGTGCAAAAAGGGAAGAATTACGGCATTGAACCACGTAACGCCGAGCAGAGCTTTGCATTCGAAATTCTGAACGATCCCGACATCAAGCTCGTGGCTCTGACAGGAAAGGCCGGAACAGGTAAAACATTGCTGGCACTGGCAGCAGCATTAAGTAAACTAACCGAGTATAAACAGATTTTGCTGGCTCGCCCCATTGTGGCACTTTCCAATAAAGACCTCGGTTTCCTTCCCGGAGATGCAGCAGCAAAAGTAGCGCCCTATATGCAACCTCTGTTTGATAACCTGAACGTCATCAAGCATCAGTTTGCTCCTAATTCTGCCGAAGTGAAGCGATTGGACGATATGCAAAAGAGTGGCCAGCTGGTTATAGAAGCTCTGGCCTTTATCCGCGGACGAAGCCTTTCGGAAACTTATTGCATCATCGATGAGGCTCAGAACCTCACTCCACACGAGATAAAAACCATCATCACCCGTGCCGGCGAAGGCACAAAGATGATCTTTACCGGAGATATCCAACAGATAGATCAACCTTATCTGGATAGCCAGTCCAATGGATTAGTCTACATGATTGACCGCATGAAAGGTCAGAACATCTTTGCTCATGTGAATCTGGTGAAAGGAGAACGCAGTATGCTTAGCGAATTAGCTAGTAACCTGATGTAGATTACTTATGTTTATTCTAACTCTCTTAAAGTGAAAAGCTCCTCATTTGCTTTGGTTGCAAGTGAGGAGCTTATAATATCTAGATAAGTAAAGCTATCTTAATTAATCGAAGAAGCTTTTAAATTTCTTGAAGATCTTTTCTTTTACTGAGCTGTTGGGCTTAAAGTTCTCAGATAATTCCATCTTTTCGAGTAAGCTTCTTTCATCCTTGCTGAGTGATTCCGGTACGTAGATACTTACGTTTACAAGTAAATCTCCTGTACCGTATCCGTTTACGCTTGGTAAACCCTTGCCGCGTAGACGAAGAACTTTTCCGGGTTGTGTTCCCTGCTCAATCTTCACTTTTACTTTGCTGTCAATAGTTGGTATTTCAACGGCACCTCCTAAAGCTGCGGTTGGAAAGCTAAGTAGCAGGTTATAAATCAAATCGTTTTCGTCACGAACCAAGTCTGGATGTTGTTCTTCTTCCACTTGGATAAGCAAGTCGCCCGGTACTCCGTTGTGCTTTCCTGCATTTCCTTTTCCGCTCATAGATAATTGCATTCCTTCAGCAACACCAGCTGGGATGTTTACTGATACAACCTCTTCACCATACATAATACCTTCACCGGCGCAGACTTTACATTTATCTTTAATGATTTTACCTTCACCACCACAGGTAGGGCAGGTTACACGTGTCTGCATGGTTCCCAGAATAGTTTGTTGGTTGCGTATAACCGAGCCGCTACCTTTACAAGTAGAACAAGTCTCTGCACCCGAGTTTCCTTCTGCACCTGTACCGTGACAGTGTGAGCAAGAAACATATTTTTTAAGTTTAAACTTCTTTTCAACTCCGGTGGAAATTTCCTTCAGGTTAAGCTTAACCTTTACACGAAGATCAGATCCACGGAAACGTCTTTGTTGCTGACCGCCTCCGCCTCCAAAGCCTCCGCTACCTCCAAAGCCACCGAAACCATGTCCGCCAAAGACATCACCAAACATAGAGAATATATCGTCCATTGACATACCGGCGCCTCCGCCAAAACCACCGCCAAATGGGCCACCATTTCCAGCTGCACCGCTCATTCCGGCATGTCCGAACTGGTCGTAACGTGCACGTTTGTCATCATTGCTCAGAACATCATACGCTTCTGCAGCTTCTTTAAAGTGTTCTTCAGCTTCCTTGTTCCCAGGATTTTTATCAGGGTGAAATTGAATTGCTTTCTTACGGTAAGCTTTCTTTATCTGGTCGGCTGTAGCCGATTTCTCAACCCCCAGCACTTCATAGTAATCTCTTTTTGCCATTGTCGTTATCCTTTATTTTATTATTCGCCTACTACAACTTTGGCATGACGAATTACTTTTCCATTGAGTAAATAACCAGTTTGCACACAATCAAGAATCTTTCCTTTAAGTTCTTCAGCAGGAGCGGGGATTGTGGCAATTGCTTCATGGAAGTCAGTATTGAAGTCGCACTCTTTTGATTCGATAGCCTGCACGCCGTTTTGTCCTAGTATGCTGACAAACTTATTAAAGATAAGTTCCATTCCTTCACGAACAGCAGCAACATCAGTGGATGTTTCCATCATTTTCACAGCTCTCTCCATATCATCAATTACAGGAAGAATACTACTAATGCTCTTTTCTCCGCCATTCTTTATCAGTTCGGCTTTCTCCTTCATAGTGCGTTTGCGATAGTTATCAAACTCAGCTGAAAGACGCAGGTATTTATCGTTTTGATCTTCTATCTTAGCATTTGCTTCTTCCAATTGTTTAGTGAGCGCCTGTTCCGGAGTCAGCACTTCCTCTTCCTGAGAAGGAGTTTCCTGAGTTGTTTCATTCTCCTGAGCAGTCTCGCAATTTTCCTGAGCTGCTTCCTGAATGTTATCTACCAATTCTTCTTCTTTTTTGCTTGTTTCTTTTTTCTTTGGATCCATATATGTTTTCTTTTTATTCTTCCAAAATGATTTTATCATACTGTCTGTATAAGGTTTTGCCTGAAAGCTGAACTACAAAATCTTTGCCAAGATTGTTGTTTAGACAAAATGTTGCGCAAAAGTACTGCTTTTTAGTGAATAATGAATAACCAAAAGATAACTATCTGACAGATTGGCGAAATTATTCATTTTAAATGTCTACCTTTGTGCCCGTTTAATAAAATAAGGTATAAAAAATAATGATTACAGTTTCGAACGTTTCAGTTCAGTTTGGTAAGAGAATATTGTTCAATGACGTGAATCTCAAGTTTACGAATGGTAATTGCTACGGTATTATCGGTGCCAACGGTGCGGGTAAATCTACTTTCCTTCGCACAATTTATGGTGATTTAGACCCAACTACCGGCTCAATTGCGTTAGGACCGGGAGAACGACTTTCCGTTTTAAGTCAGGACCACTTTAAGTGGGATAGCTATACAGTTATGGATACCGTGATGATGGGACATACTGTTCTTTGGGACATAATGAAACAAAGGGAGGTCCTTTATTCTAAAGAGGACTTTACAGATGAAGATGGATTGAAAGTATCTGAGCTGGAAGAGAGATTTGCTGAACTTGATGGCTGGAATGCCGAGAATGACGCGGCTGTGCTTTTAAGCGGATTAGGGGTAAAGGAAGACAAACACTTTACCTTGATGGGTGAACTTAGTGGTAAGGAAAAGGTTCGTGTAATGTTGGCGCAGGCTCTTTACGGTAATCCAGATAACTTGTTGCTCGATGAACCTACCAATGACCTTGATATGGAAACAGTAACTTGGTTGGAAGAATATCTTTCCAATTTTGAACATACTGTGCTGGTTGTGAGCCATGACCGTCACTTCCTTGATTCTGTTTCCACACATACTGTTGATATTGACTACGGCAAGATTAATACCTTTGCCGGTAACTATAGTTTCTGGTACGAATCCAGCCAGCTGGCTCTTCGTCAGCAACAAAACCAGAAAGCAAAAGCTGAAGAGAAGAAGAAAGAACTTGAAGAATTTATCCGCCGCTTTAGTGCCAATGTGTCAAAAAGTAAGCAGACAACAAGTCGTAAGAAGATGTTGGAGAAACTTAATGTGGATGAAATTAAACCTTCTTCACGTAAGTATCCGGGAATTATTTTCACTCCTGAACGCGAATCGGGTAACCGTATTCTCGAAATCTCTGGCTTAAGTAAAAAGACAGACGAAGGCGTAGTGTTGTTCAATGATATTAACTTTAATGTAGAAAAAGAAGATAAGATAGTATTTCTTTCACGCAATCCTCGTGCCATGACTGCATTCTTTGAGATTATCAATGGAAATCTCAAAGCTGATGCCGGACATTATGACTGGGGTGTAACTATCACTACTGCTTATCTTCCTGTGGATAATACGGAATACTTTAACTCGGACCTTAACCTGGTAGACTGGCTTGGCCAGTATGGAGAAGGAAATGAAGTGTTCATGAAAGGCTATCTGGGGCGTATGCTCTTCTCGGGTGAGGAAGTTCTTAAGAAAGTAAGCGTTCTTTCAGGAGGTGAGAAGATGCGTTGCATGATTGCACGTATGCAGTTGAAGAATGCAAACTGCCTGATTCTTGATACACCAACCAATCACTTGGATTTGGAATCTATTCAGGCTTTCAATAATAACCTGAAGACTTACAAAGGAAATGTTCTTTTCTCTTCACATGACCACGAGTTCATTGAAACCGTTGCCAACCGTGTGATTGAGTTGACTCCAAACGGAGTTATTGATAAGATGATGGATTATGATGAATACATCACTTCTGATCATATCAAGGAACTTCGTAAGAAGATGTACGGTGACAAATAAGTATCGATACAATATATAAAAAGAAACGCTTAGATCATTTATGGTCTAAGCGTTTCTTTTTATATCATATTCTGTCAATAGAAAGACAGAATAAATATTTTATTTTCTAAACTCAAGTTTCTGTTTGCTGGCATCTCTGAATATATCCTTCCCAAGAACAGAAAGTTTATCTCCCTGTACAATAACTTTAGATAGCATATCGCAGTCAATAAATGCCCCTTGTTTAATTGCTTTTACTGTAGGAGGAAGTAATAATTCGCCCGATAGGTGAATGCATCCGCTAAAGGCACGCTCGCCAATGGTTACAAGTTTCTGAGGTAGGATGATGGACATCAGGTACTTCTTTTGAGTAAAGGTGAAGTCGGGTATGTCTGTTACTAAGGTCTCAGATAAATCCAGAGAGACAAGGTTAGGCATATAGTCGCGGATAACCTTAAAGTCGTCCTCGTTCAAGCTGCCTTTTATTGTGAAATAGTTTAGCTCGCTTGGCTGGTGTCCGGCTTTCATAATCTCGTTTCCAAGTTCGCCTGGTTTGTTTAGGTTGAGGGTGAGTGTCTCGGGGGTGCCTTCCAGTACAGCAAAGCCTCCCCATCCATTCTTTCTTTTATATGCATCTTTGCTTCCGGCAGGGATAAATACGGCAGTCAGACTGTCGTTCATTGCTCCCTTCAAGAGGTTAGGAGGAGTCTTTTTGTTAATCTGCACTATGGTGAGGTTATTGCAGTTCTTAAATGCGTAGTCTTCAATGTTTATTGTGTTGGTAGGGAGAAGAATCTTTTTAAGTGTCTTCTTTCCGTGAAAAGCTCCGCTTTCTCCGTTGCAGAAGGCATAAGCAGGAACGA encodes the following:
- a CDS encoding leucine-rich repeat domain-containing protein encodes the protein MKIKQLGILFLLCLIVCGLSAQTVSKTLFVPKAGMLKEQLTKDEANNITHLTLTGKINAKDFKLMRDSMAKLEVLDISNASIMGYMGKEGTYPNKYYVYPMTFVPAYAFCNGESGAFHGKKTLKKILLPTNTINIEDYAFKNCNNLTIVQINKKTPPNLLKGAMNDSLTAVFIPAGSKDAYKRKNGWGGFAVLEGTPETLTLNLNKPGELGNEIMKAGHQPSELNYFTIKGSLNEDDFKVIRDYMPNLVSLDLSETLVTDIPDFTFTQKKYLMSIILPQKLVTIGERAFSGCIHLSGELLLPPTVKAIKQGAFIDCDMLSKVIVQGDKLSVLGKDIFRDASKQKLEFRK
- a CDS encoding PhoH family protein; this encodes MGTKKNFVLDTNVILHDYNCLKSFEENDIYLPIVVLEELDKFKKGNGEINYNAREFVRELDAITDDDLFTKGATLGEGLGRLFIITGGIESETVKKCFPERQADHEILSAADMLAKKYPKIKTILVTKDVNLRMKARSIGVLSEDYINDKVTNIDIFEKSNEVYDGVAPELIDKIYSSHDGVDISEIDFRNVLEPNECFIMKSDRNSVLARYNPFTHTVHRVQKGKNYGIEPRNAEQSFAFEILNDPDIKLVALTGKAGTGKTLLALAAALSKLTEYKQILLARPIVALSNKDLGFLPGDAAAKVAPYMQPLFDNLNVIKHQFAPNSAEVKRLDDMQKSGQLVIEALAFIRGRSLSETYCIIDEAQNLTPHEIKTIITRAGEGTKMIFTGDIQQIDQPYLDSQSNGLVYMIDRMKGQNIFAHVNLVKGERSMLSELASNLM
- a CDS encoding RidA family protein, which gives rise to MKKVISSEKAPGAIGPYSQAIEAGGMVFVSGQLPVDAATGEFAPGGVTEQTKQSFENIKHILAEAGLTTASIVKTTVFLADMSLFADMNAVYATYFEGSFPARSAVAVKALPKNALVEIECIAVK
- a CDS encoding sigma-70 family RNA polymerase sigma factor; its protein translation is MNEIELTERCQAEDNEARKEFYEQYARQMFGICFRYAGDRDTAQDLLHDGFIRAYSSFNKFSYRGEGSLRAWLSKLMVNVSLDYLRRSEASRQALTLDQIPEIVEEPHEEDISLIPHQVLMKYIAELPVGYRTVFNLSVMEQLPHKEIAEKLGINERSSSSQLFRAKKLLAKRINEYLREHNL
- a CDS encoding ATP-binding cassette domain-containing protein, which codes for MITVSNVSVQFGKRILFNDVNLKFTNGNCYGIIGANGAGKSTFLRTIYGDLDPTTGSIALGPGERLSVLSQDHFKWDSYTVMDTVMMGHTVLWDIMKQREVLYSKEDFTDEDGLKVSELEERFAELDGWNAENDAAVLLSGLGVKEDKHFTLMGELSGKEKVRVMLAQALYGNPDNLLLDEPTNDLDMETVTWLEEYLSNFEHTVLVVSHDRHFLDSVSTHTVDIDYGKINTFAGNYSFWYESSQLALRQQQNQKAKAEEKKKELEEFIRRFSANVSKSKQTTSRKKMLEKLNVDEIKPSSRKYPGIIFTPERESGNRILEISGLSKKTDEGVVLFNDINFNVEKEDKIVFLSRNPRAMTAFFEIINGNLKADAGHYDWGVTITTAYLPVDNTEYFNSDLNLVDWLGQYGEGNEVFMKGYLGRMLFSGEEVLKKVSVLSGGEKMRCMIARMQLKNANCLILDTPTNHLDLESIQAFNNNLKTYKGNVLFSSHDHEFIETVANRVIELTPNGVIDKMMDYDEYITSDHIKELRKKMYGDK
- a CDS encoding folylpolyglutamate synthase/dihydrofolate synthase family protein codes for the protein MNYKETLNFLYESAPMFQQVGKSAYKEGLSNTYELDEHFNHPHQKFKTIHIAGTNGKGSCSHTLAAILQSAGYKVGLYTSPHLIDFRERIRINGEQISEEYVIKFVEEERSFFEPLYPSFFELTTAMAFKYFADQKVDVAVIEVGLGGRLDCTNVIRPDLCIITNISFDHTQFLGKELALIAAEKAGIMKNGVPVVIGETTKETKPVFTLKANEVKAPIFFAEEEQLLWRWEMNNRGNWYYFTADYPKLKGDLGGFCQLKNTNTVLLALRILKRIGYNISQIAVEKGFSRVCELTGLMGRWQKLGSAPTIICDTGHNTGGITYIADQLSKQKYKKLHIVLGMVNDKDINGVLALLPKDATYYFTKASVKRALYEADLQFLASKAGLTGNTYTDVPKAFEAAKKNATDKDFIFVGGSSFIVADLLIYLKGKK
- a CDS encoding nucleotide exchange factor GrpE — protein: MDPKKKETSKKEEELVDNIQEAAQENCETAQENETTQETPSQEEEVLTPEQALTKQLEEANAKIEDQNDKYLRLSAEFDNYRKRTMKEKAELIKNGGEKSISSILPVIDDMERAVKMMETSTDVAAVREGMELIFNKFVSILGQNGVQAIESKECDFNTDFHEAIATIPAPAEELKGKILDCVQTGYLLNGKVIRHAKVVVGE
- the dnaJ gene encoding molecular chaperone DnaJ; the protein is MAKRDYYEVLGVEKSATADQIKKAYRKKAIQFHPDKNPGNKEAEEHFKEAAEAYDVLSNDDKRARYDQFGHAGMSGAAGNGGPFGGGFGGGAGMSMDDIFSMFGDVFGGHGFGGFGGSGGFGGGGGQQQRRFRGSDLRVKVKLNLKEISTGVEKKFKLKKYVSCSHCHGTGAEGNSGAETCSTCKGSGSVIRNQQTILGTMQTRVTCPTCGGEGKIIKDKCKVCAGEGIMYGEEVVSVNIPAGVAEGMQLSMSGKGNAGKHNGVPGDLLIQVEEEQHPDLVRDENDLIYNLLLSFPTAALGGAVEIPTIDSKVKVKIEQGTQPGKVLRLRGKGLPSVNGYGTGDLLVNVSIYVPESLSKDERSLLEKMELSENFKPNSSVKEKIFKKFKSFFD